The Tripterygium wilfordii isolate XIE 37 chromosome 17, ASM1340144v1, whole genome shotgun sequence genome has a window encoding:
- the LOC119982006 gene encoding probable aminotransferase TAT2, whose translation MENGAKKFNFQATQQSKPASAITVRKALTTLTENLNKDDRRTTIALGAGDPSLSSCFRTTSVAEDAIVDAVRSATYNCYAPTAGLLSTRSAVADYLNRDLTDKLSPDDVFVTLGCKQAIEVIISVLARPGANILLPKPCWPFYEARAAASSLEVRHFDLLPERDWEVDLEAVEALADDNTGAMVVINPGNPCGNVYSHEHLKKIAETARKLGIFVISDEVYGHLAFGSNPFVPMGAFGSIVSVITLGSISKRWVVPGWRLGWLVTNDPNGILQESGIVESIKGALDLIADPPTFIQGAIPQILENTKDDFFLKIINLLREAADTCYDQIKEIPGITCPKKPEGSMFLMVKLNLSLLEGIADDMDFCLKLVQEESVIILPGITVGMKNWLRITIATDPSTLEEGLERVKTFCLRHSKK comes from the exons ATGGAGAACGGAGCAaagaaatttaattttcagGCGACGCAACAATCGAAACCGGCGTCGGCCATCACCGTTCGGAAAGCCCTTACCACGTTAACGGAGAACCTCAACAAAGATGACCGCAGAACAACCATAGCTCTCGGCGCCGGTGACCCTTCCTTGAGTAGTTGCTTCCGAACTACTAGTGTTGCCGAAGATGCAATCGTTGATGCAGTTCGATCGGCTACGTACAACTGTTACGCACCAACTGCAGGTCTTCTTTCTACCCGGAG CGCTGTTGCTGATTATCTCAATCGAGATCTCACGGACAAGCTATCACCAGATGATGTGTTTGTCACACTGGGTTGCAAGCAAGCAATTGAGGTTATAATATCAGTTCTTGCACGTCCTGGAGCCAACATTTTGCTTCCAAAACCTTGTTGGCCGTTCTATGAAGCTCGAGCTGCAGCTAGCAGTCTCGAGGTTCGCCATTTTGATCTTCTTCCTGAAAGAGATTGGGAGGTTGATCTTGAAGCTGTTGAGGCTCTTGCTGATGATAACACCGGTGCCATGGTTGTCATCAATCCTGGGAATCCTTGTGGTAATGTCTATAGCCATGAACACTTGAAGAAA ATTGCAGAGACAGCTAGAAAACTTGGTATTTTTGTTATCAGCGACGAAGTCTATGGCCATCTTGCATTCGGGAGTAATCCATTCGTGCCAATGGGAGCATTTGGCTCAATTGTGTCTGTCATTACGCTCGGCTCTATATCAAAAAGATGGGTTGTTCCTGGTTGGCGACTGGGTTGGCTCGTCACAAATGATCCCAACGGCATTCTTCAAGAAAGTGGG ATAGTTGAGTCCATCAAGGGCGCTCTTGATCTCATTGCTGATCCTCCAACGTTCATTCAG GGGGCAATTCCTCAAATCCTTGAGAATACGAAGGATGATTTCTTTTTGAAGATAATTAACCTACTGCGAGAGGCTGCAGATACTTGTTATGATCAAATTAAGGAGATCCCTGGCATTACTTGCCCAAAGAAACCAGAAGGGTCCATGTTTCTAATG GTGAAACTTAACTTGTCACTGCTGGAAGGCATTGCTGATGATATGGACTTTTGTCTTAAATTGGTTCAAGAAGAATCAGTCATCATTCTACCAG GTATTACTGTGGGAATGAAGAATTGGTTACGTATAACCATCGCTACCGATCCCTCAACCCTGGAAGAAGGACTTGAGAGAGTGAAGACCTTCTGCCTCAGGCATTCCAAGAAGTAA
- the LOC119982883 gene encoding ethylene-responsive transcription factor 4, which produces MAGIRRVRPNETNKVQEPHFRGVRKRPWGRYAAEIRDPAKKSRVWLGTFNTAEEAARAYDKAAREFRGYRARTNFPSLVQVSGDGYRSPSDSGTMETPESVPPAGARAQPAWHLDAIRAQPEWMTQSSSGLKGRATGGAQSESSDSSSVVDGQPRRILNLDLNYPPPEEF; this is translated from the coding sequence ATGGCTGGTATCAGACGAGTGAGGCCTAACGAGACTAATAAGGTGCAGGAGCCGCATTTTCGGGGAGTGAGGAAGAGGCCGTGGGGACGTTACGCAGCGGAGATTCGTGATCCGGCCAAGAAGAGTCGTGTTTGGCTTGGAACATTTAATACGGCTGAGGAAGCCGCGAGAGCCTACGATAAGGCGGCTCGAGAGTTTCGCGGTTACAGGGCTAGAACCAATTTTCCTTCGCTTGTTCAAGTTTCCGGTGACGGTTATCGTAGTCCGAGTGATAGCGGCACAATGGAGACACCCGAGTCGGTTCCACCGGCGGGTGCCCGTGCTCAGCCGGCGTGGCATTTAGATGCTATTCGTGCTCAGCCGGAATGGATGACCCAGAGCAGTTCGGGGTTGAAAGGAAGGGCGACGGGTGGGGCCCAAAGTGAGTCCTCTGATTCTTCATCTGTGGTTGATGGACAGCCGAGGAGGATTTTAAATCTTGATCTGAACTATCCTCCACCGGAAGAGTTTTAA
- the LOC119982257 gene encoding LOW QUALITY PROTEIN: phospholipid-transporting ATPase 2 (The sequence of the model RefSeq protein was modified relative to this genomic sequence to represent the inferred CDS: inserted 2 bases in 1 codon), whose product MKRFVYVNDDESSQDLYCDNRISNRKYTVLNFLPKNLWEQFSRFMNQYFLLIACLQLWALITPVNPASTWGPLIFIFAVSASKEAWDDYNRYLSDKKANEKGVWVVRRGIKQHIQAQDIRVGNIVWFRENDEVPCDLVLIGTSDPQGLCYIETAALDGETDLKTRVIPPACMGIDPELLHKIKGVIECPSPDKDIRRFDANMRLFPPFIDNDVCSLTIKNTILQSCYLRNTEWACGVAVYTGNETKLGMSRGIPEPKLTAVDAMIDKLTGAIFVFQIVVVIVLGIAGNVWKDTEARKQWYVQYPDEGPWYELLVIPLRFELLCSIMIPISIKVSLDLVKGLYAKFIDWDDQMVEQETGIRAHAANTAISEDLGQVEYILTDKTGTLTENKMIFRRCCIRDIFYGNETGDALKDVELLDAVAKSSPDVVMFLTVMAICNTVIPMQSKTGAILYKAQSQDEDALVHAAAQLHMIFANKNANIIDIRFHGSVIQYEVLETLEFTSDRKRMSVVVKDCRNGNIFLLSKGADEAVLPYARAGQQKRIFTEAIEQYSQIGLRTLCLASRELKEDEYQAWSVMYKEASSTLVDREWRIAEVCQRLEHDFEVLGVTAIEDRLQDGVPETIETLRKAGINFWMLTGDKQNTAIQIALSCNFISPEPKGQLLLIDGRTEGEICRSLERVLLTMKITASEPKDLAFVIDGWALEIALRHYRKAFTELAILSRTAICCRVTPSQKAQLVELLKSCDYRTLAIGDGGNDVRMIQQADIGVGISGREGLQAARAADYSIGKFRFLKRLILVHGRYSYNRTAFLSQYSFYKSLLICFIQIFFSFISGVSGTSLFNSISLMAFNVFYTSIPVLLSVLDKDLSEGTVMQHPQILFYCQAGRILNPSTFAGWFGRSLFHAIVVFFISIHAYANEKSEMEELSMVALSGCIWLQAFVVALETNSFTILQHLAIWGNLVAFYIINWIFSAIPSSGMYTIMFRLCGQPCYWITMFLIVAAGMGPILALKYFRYTYRPSKINTLQQAERMGGPILSLGSIEPQSRSVEKDVSTLSITQPKTRNPVYEPLLSDSPNSTRRSFGPGTPFDFFQSQSRLSSSXRNCKDNS is encoded by the exons ATGAAGCGTTTTGTTTACGTCAATGATGATGAATCATCGCAAGATCTTTATTGCGATAACCGCATATCAAACAGAAAGTATACCGTGTTGAACTTCCTCCCAAAAAATTTGTGGGAGCAGTTCAG CCGGTTCATGAACCAGTACTTCTTGTTGATTGCTTGCCTTCAGCTATGGGCTCTTATTACTCCAGTAAATCCTGCCAGTACGTGGGGTCCTCTAATTTTTATATTTGCAGTCTCAGCATCAAAAGAAGCTTGGGATGATTATAATAGGTATCTCTCGGATAAGAAGGCAAATGAGAAAGGAGTCTGGGTTGTCCGCCGAGGTATCAAACAGCAT ATCCAAGCCCAGGACATTCGTGTAGGTAATATAGTATGGTTCCGTGAGAATGATGAAGTTCCTTGCGATCTTGTTCTGATTGGCACTTCAGATCCTCAAGGCCTTTGCTATATAGAG ACTGCTGCACTGGATGGTGAAACTGATCTGAAGACAAGGGTTATTCCTCCTGCATGCATGGGAATAGATCCTGAACTATTGCACAAAATCAAG GGTGTCATTGAATGTCCCAGTCCAGACAAAGATATCAGAAGATTTGATGCAAATATGCGTCTGTTTCCTCCGTTTATTGATAACGATGTTTGCTCTTTAACCATAAAAAATACAATTCTCCAGTCATGCTATTTGCGAAATACGGAGTGGGCTTGTGGTGTAGCTGTGTATACAG GCAATGAAACCAAGCTGGGTATGAGTAGGGGTATACCTGAACCTAAGCTGACAGCTGTTGACGCCATGATCGACAAGTTAACTGGAGCTATATTTGTTTTCCAAATTGTGGTTGTTATTGTTTTAGGCATAGCTGGGAATGTATGGAAGGATACAGAAGCAAGAAAG CAATGGTATGTTCAATATCCAGATGAAGGACCTTGGTATGAACTATTAGTCATTCCTCTGCGGTTTGAGCTTCTTTGTTCCATCATGATTCCCATATCCATCAAG GTATCTCTGGATCTTGTGAAGGGCTTGTATGCAAAATTCATTGACTGGGATGATCAAATGGTTGAACAAGAGACTGGTATTCGAGCTCATGCAGCGAA CACGGCAATAAGTGAGGACCTGGGACAAGTGGAGTACATTTTGACCGACAAAACTGGAACTCTTACAGAAAATAAGATGATATTTAGAAGATGTTGTATCAGAGACATTTTCTATGGGAATGAGACTGGAGACGCATTGAAAG ATGTGGAGCTACTTGATGCAGTTGCCAAAAGCTCTCCTGATGTTGTTATGTTTCTTACAGTTATGGCAATATGTAATACAGTTATACCGATGCAAAG TAAAACTGGAGCTATCTTGTATAAGGCGCAGTCTCAGGACGAGGATGCTCTTGTTCATGCTGCCGCTCAATTGCATATGATTTTTGCGAATAAGAATGCAAACATTATTG ATATCAGATTCCATGGTTCAGTAATTCAATACGAAGTGCTGGAAACCCTGGAGTTCACCTCCGATCGCAAAAGAATGTCAGTTGTGGTGAAAGACTGTCGAAATGGGAATATTTTCCTTTTATCAAAAGGAGCAGATGAAGCAGTTCTTCCATATGCTCGGGCTG GACAACAAAAAAGGATATTTACTGAAGCTATAGAACAGTATTCCCAAATTGGATTGCGCACGTTGTGCTTGGCTTCGCGTGAACTAAAAGAAGATGAATATCAAGCATGGTCTGTGATGTACAAGGAGGCCAGTAGCACATTAGTTGATAGAGAG TGGAGGATTGCTGAGGTCTGCCAAAGGTTAGAACATGATTTTGAAGTTCTTGGAGTTACTGCCATAGAGGATCGCCTGCAG GATGGTGTACCTGAAACAATTGAGACCCTTCGAAAAGCAGGAATAAATTTTTGGATGCTAACTGGAGACAAGCAGAATACTGCAATTCAAATTGctctttcatgcaattttatttCCCCAG AGCCAAAGGGTCAACTTCTGTTGATTGATGGCAGAACTGAAGGTGAAATTTGCAGAAGTTTAGAGAGAGTCTTACTTACAATGAAGATAACAGCTTCAGAACCTAAG GATCTGGCATTTGTTATTGATGGCTGGGctcttgaaattgctctaagGCATTACAGGAAAGCTTTTACTGAATTAGCAATACTGTCAAGAACTGCTATATGTTGTCGTGTAACGCCATCACAAAAGGCACAG CTTGTGGAACTCTTGAAGTCATGCGATTATAGAACATTGGCTATTGGGGACGGGGGTAATGATGTTAGAATGATTCAGCAAGCTGACATAGGTGTTGGCATTAGTGGGAGAGAAGGATTGCAGGCAGCAAGGGCTGCTGATTATAGCATTGGAA AGTTCAGGTTTCTGAAAAGATTAATACTTGTCCACGGGCGATATTCATACAATCGCACAGCATTTTTGTCCCAGTATTCCTTTTACAAATCCCTCTTGATTTGTTTCATACAGATATT tttttcttttatttcaggTGTTTCTGGAACCAGCCTTTTCAATTCCATTAGCTTGATGGCATTCAATGTTTTCTATACCAGTATTCCTGTTCTGCTCAGTGTCCTTGACAAAGATCTTAGTGAAGGAACTGTAATGCAGCATCCTCAAATTCTATTCTACTGCCAAGCAGGACG GATTCTTAATCCTAGCACATTTGCTGGATGGTTTGGCCGGTCCCTTTTTCAT GCAATTGTTGTATTTTTTATCAGTATACATGCTTATGCCAATGAAAAAAGTGAAATGGAGGAGTTGTCAATGGTTGCACTCTCTGGATGTATATGGCTACAAGCTTTCGTTGTGGCGTTGGAGACTAA CTCTTTTACGATATTACAACATCTAGCCATATGGGGAAATTTGGTTGCCTTCTATATCATCAATTGGATCTTCAGTGCCATCCCATCATCAGGGATGTACACAATTATGTTCCGTTTGTGTGGACAACCATGCTACTGGATAACTATGTTT CTTATAGTTGCAGCAGGGATGGGTCCAATTCTAGCTTTGAAGTACTTCAGGTACACATATAGGCCAAGCAAGATCAACACGCTTCAGCAAGCTGAACGCATGGGTGGGCCAATCTTATCTCTTGGGAGTATCGAGCCACAATCAAGGTCAGTTGAGAAAGATGTTTCTACATTATCGATCACTCAACCTAAAACCAGAAATCCAGTATATGAACCTCTATTATCAGATTCTCCGAATTCCACTAGAAGGTCCTTTGGACCTGGAACTCCATTTGATTTCTTTCAGTCACAGTCGAGATTGTCGTCTTC AAGGAATTGTAAGGACAACTCATAA
- the LOC119982731 gene encoding zinc finger CCCH domain-containing protein 2-like produces MSTMCAEKHSFYPSQQLHLLSPKKPTFKDTIFDSNIANLIPPRMLLSRKTQIQETPEISLYESNLRKYLPYNDDNEEIEELDSSDSADPYSSDQFRMFEFKVRRCTRSRSHDWTDCPFAHPGEKARRRDPRRYHYSGTVCPDFRRGGCTRGENCQYAHGVFECWLHPSRYRTEACKDGKNCKRKICFFAHSPKQLRISPEISNTERKFKSLNHNLNHRCLFCSHNSVSNSPTSTLLGMPHLSPPMSPSPPLSPVKHIGINGFSPLSRFGGCESCNLSKLSTGVVSYKEMLTELMNSMEAMKFSESVSSPCSSTTPNNNNRNVNVPWLDVSFNVEDHQQQHFTLSPSTPSPSGSGNLFREDYSSKITVTAADLDKMNDNSTEFGGPADPDLGWVNELLM; encoded by the coding sequence ATGAGCACTATGTGTGCTGAGAAACACAGTTTCTATCCCTCCCAACAACTCCATCTTCTCTCCCCAAAGAAACCCACCTTCAAAGACACCATTTTTGACAGTAATATTGCTAATCTGATTCCTCCAAGGATGCTCCTTTCACGCAAAACCCAGATCCAAGAAACCCCTGAAATATCACTCTACGAGTCCAATCTTCGTAAATATCTGCCTTACAATGATGACAATGAAGAAATTGAGGAACTTGACTCCTCTGACTCTGCCGACCCTTACTCCTCTGACCAATTTCGCATGTTTGAGTTCAAGGTGCGTCGGTGCACGCGCAGCCGCAGCCATGATTGGACCGACTGCCCCTTCGCTCACCCCGGCGAGAAGGCTCGCCGGAGAGATCCTCGTCGGTATCATTACTCCGGCACCGTTTGCCCTGACTTTCGGCGCGGTGGGTGTACTCGTGGTGAGAACTGTCAGTATGCACACGGGGTGTTTGAATGTTGGCTTCACCCATCTCGTTATAGAACAGAGGCTTGTAAAGACGGTAAGAATTGCAAGCGAAAGATTTGTTTCTTCGCTCACTCTCCAAAGCAACTCCGAATTTCGCCTGAAATTTCCAACACAGAGAGAAAATTCAAGTCTCTGAATCACAATCTTAATCACCGCTGTTTGTTCTGCTCTCATAACTCGGTGAGTAATTCACCGACCTCTACTTTATTGGGTATGCCACATCTGTCACCGCCAATGTCACCATCGCCGCCATTATCCCCGGTGAAGCACATAGGGATTAATGGGTTTTCGCCCTTATCAAGGTTTGGAGGTTGTGAATCTTGCAACCTGAGCAAGCTTTCTACTGGGGTTGTGAGCTATAAAGAGATGCTCACTGAGCTGATGAACTCAATGGAGGCTATGAAATTTAGTGAATCTGTGTCTTCTCCTTGCTCTTCTACGACTCCAAACAATAATAACAGGAATGTTAATGTTCCTTGGCTTGATGTTTCTTTCAATGTTGAAGATCATCAGCAGCAGCATTTCACTCTTTCTCCTTCCACACCAAGTCCTTCCGGATCTGGTAATCTTTTCCGTGAAGATTATTCAAGCAAGATTACTGTCACTGCAGCAGATCTTGACAAAATGAATGATAACAGTACTGAATTTGGTGGTCCAGCTGATCCTGATCTTGGATGGGTCAACGAGCTATTGATGTAG
- the LOC119982730 gene encoding putative E3 ubiquitin-protein ligase RING1a yields MPAHKRPLPPDNPSNGDPVQENHHQHSKQEQPEDPELEEKPQEREVEEEEEEGEADRVEELEEEGAESEAEGESSSSEEKPEFVYVELPEIRKDVQCPICLGIIRKTRTVMECLHRFCRECIDKSMRLGNNECPACRTHCASRRSLRDDPNFDALIAALYPDIDKYEEQEFAFQEEDKNRNKQIQASIAEIFQRQSEALVRKRPLGKETGGPLMTRPQRSTRTLFSRRRRNTRGVEPQASEDNEDGNDDNGGKDSSSADEHSVELRPPRRCKRRTALRPFHPTSSAIKPDGGGAENDLVGNTEKRGPSPGLVWNTEMLAWGRGGLRSNTRHGVAGGGNNRNSQSTRLSKLVEHIQGAEENDDELNVHLMLVSLDKQSMPSLQRPYLCCRPSVSVKQLCDYVTLRTELQSEEVEILLKGHPSDGENRSTPNPSSSIDDEMKVLEDKDTLAKIKDKWPYSRHGLVLMYRQKANS; encoded by the exons ATGCCTGCGCACAAGCGGCCTCTGCCTCCAGACAATCCAAGCAATGGAGACCCCGTACAAGAAAACCACCACCAGCATAGCAAGCAAGAACAACCTGAAGATCCAGAACTTGAAGAGAAGCCGCAGGAAAGggaagtagaagaagaagaggaggagggagAGGCAGACCGAGTGGAAGAGCTTGAAGAAGAAGGAGCAG AGTCTGAAGCTGAGGGTGAATCTTCCAGTTCCGAAGAAAAACCAGA ATTTGTCTATGTGGAACTGCCAGAAATTCGTAAAGACGTACAATGTCCCATTTGTCTTG GGATCATAAGGAAAACACGAACTGTGATGGAGTGCCTGCACCGCTTTTGCAGGGAATGCATTGACAAATCAATGCGGTTGGG GAACAATGAGTGTCCTGCTTGCCGCACGCATTGTGCAAGCCGGCGTTCTTTGAGAGATGATCCAAATTTTGACGCCTTAATTGCAGCTTTGTATCCTGATATAGATAAATATGAGGAGCAG GAATTTGCATTCCAAGAGGAGGATAAGAACCGCAATAAGCAG ATTCAAGCTTCAATTGCTGAAATATTTCAACGGCAATCAGAAGCTCTGGTTAGAAAACGCCCACTGGGTAAAGAAACAGGAGGTCCTTTGATGACGAGGCCACAACGTAGTACTCGGACTTTATTCTCAAGGAGGAGACGGAACACTAGAGGCGTTGAGCCTCAGGCCTCTGAAGACAATGAGGACGGAAATGATGATAATGGAGGAAAGGATTCATCATCTGCTGATGAGCACTCAGTCGAATTAAGGCCGCCAAGAAGGTGCAAGAGAAGGACTGCACTGCGGCCTTTCCACCCGACTTCATCAGCAATAAAACCGGATGGCGGGGGTGCTGAAAATGATTTGGTAGGGAACACGGAGAAAAGGGGGCCATCTCCTGGGCTTGTGTGGAACACAGAAATGCTCGCTTGGGGCAGAGGTGGTCTTAGAAGTAACACACGGCATGGAGTTGCTGGTGGCGGCAACAACAGAAATTCTCAAAGCACTCGCTTGTCAAAGCTCGTGGAACATATCCAGGGCGCTGAGGAAAACGATGATGAG TTAAATGTTCATCTCATGCTTGTTTCTTTGGACAAACAAAGTATGCCAAGTTTGCAACGGCCATACCTTTGCTGTCGACCAAGCGTGTCAGTTAAACAACTATGTGAT TATGTTACTCTCCGAACAGAGCTGCAGTCTGAAGAAGTTGAAATATTATTAAAGGGGCATCCAAGTGATGGTGAGAACCGATCCACTCCAAATCCTTCAAGCTCAATTGATGATGAGATGAAAGTTTTGGAAGATAAAGATACGCTGGCAAAGATTAAAGACAAGTGGCCATACAGTAGACATGGTTTG GTTCTTATGTATCGCCAGAAAGCGAATAGTTAG
- the LOC119981620 gene encoding signaling peptide TAXIMIN 2-like: MEDCRPLGFLIGLPFALVALVLSLVGAVLWLLGTVLSCLCPCCICCVSIANFAVGLVKLPIRVIRWFTDMIPC; this comes from the exons ATGGAAGATTGCAGGCCATTAGGGTTCTTGATAGGCCTGCCCTTTGCCTTGGTTGCTCTGGTTCTCTCTCTTGTTGGTGCTGTCCTTTGGCTTCTTGG AACGGTGCTGAGCTGTTTGTGCCCCTGCTGCATTTGTTGTGTTTCGATTGCAAATTTCGCTGTGGGTCTGGTGAAGCTGCCTATAAGAGTAATTAGATGGTTCACAGATATGATCCCTTGTTAG